In the Thermogemmatispora onikobensis genome, AATACCGCCGTCGCCCAGGCCGGCAACCCTGTGCTGATGGCGCGCGCCATGAAGCTGGCCATCGAAGCTGGACGGGCCGCCTTCCTGGCCGGACGCATCCCGCGCCGTCCCCAGGCCGTGGCCAGCAGCCCCCTGACTGGCCTGGTCGGCAGCCTATCCTGAGCGAGCCAACGAGTGAGAACGGTGTATGCCGGAAGAGAGTGCATCAGTCGCCGGAGGAGAGCGAACAGCGGGTCTGCCCCTGGGTGAGAGGCCGCTGCTCTGCCTGGTCACCGATGAGCGACATCCGGCCCTGGTCGAGGTCGCGCGCCAGGCCCTGGAGGCGGGGATCGATCTCCTCCAGCTACGCGGTCCGGGGCTGTCAGCGGCCCGGCTCTACGAGCTGGCGACCATTCTGGGGCCGCTGGCGCGCCAGCACGGTGCCCGCCTGATCATTAACGACCGCCTCGATGTGGCCCTGGCTGTCGGCGCCGACGGCGTCCAGCTCGGCAGGCGCTCGCTGCCGCTGGTCGTCGTCCGCTCCCTGTGCCAGCGCTGGGGGCAATCCTTGCTGCTCGGGGCCTCCGTCCACTCGCTGGCCGAAGCGGAAGAGGCGGTTGCCTCCGGCGCCGATTATCTGCTGGCTGGCACCATCTTCCCCTCACCCTCTCATCCCGGCCAGGCCGGCGCTGGCCCCACGCTGCT is a window encoding:
- the thiE gene encoding thiamine phosphate synthase codes for the protein MPEESASVAGGERTAGLPLGERPLLCLVTDERHPALVEVARQALEAGIDLLQLRGPGLSAARLYELATILGPLARQHGARLIINDRLDVALAVGADGVQLGRRSLPLVVVRSLCQRWGQSLLLGASVHSLAEAEEAVASGADYLLAGTIFPSPSHPGQAGAGPTLLRQLRDRWPRLPLLAIGGLSAANAAQAIAAGADGIAVISAIYGAASVAQAVDALRQALAAGRQARWLPGPPPASHNSPAT